A genomic segment from Zygotorulaspora mrakii chromosome 1, complete sequence encodes:
- a CDS encoding peroxiredoxin has translation MSVPIRPQVYLGSRAPNFKSSSSQGQIDFYKYIGDSWCLFFSHPGDYTPVCSTELGAFAALHGEFEERNCKLLGLSTNARDTHNRWLQDIEQITGSKVTFPIICDEDRRISTMYGMIDLRNFDERGMPVPIRSVYLIDPSKEVRLLHAYPLSTGRNTAEILRCLDSLQVVDKLDRKIMTPVNWIPGDDVVVSPELNEPRAKELFPNHRVIRPYLRLTPLDPDT, from the coding sequence ATGTCCGTGCCAATACGACCACAGGTTTATTTGGGATCCAGAGCGCCGAATTTCAAGAGTTCTTCCTCGCAAGGTCAAATTGACTTCTACAAGTATATTGGAGACTCGTGGTGTCTATTCTTCTCACATCCTGGTGACTACACGCCAGTCTGCAGCACAGAGCTTGGTGCCTTCGCGGCATTGCATGGCgagtttgaagaaagaaattgcaaaCTGCTGGGGCTCTCCACCAATGCCAGAGACACGCACAACAGGTGGCTTCAAGACATTGAGCAAATCACCGGCTCGAAGGTGACGTTCCCCATCATATGCGATGAAGATCGCCGTATATCCACGATGTATGGAATGATTGATCTACGAAATTTCGACGAGAGAGGAATGCCGGTGCCGATACGGTCTGTCTACCTGATCGACCCCAGCAAGGAGGTACGCCTCCTGCACGCATATCCGTTATCCACCGGGAGAAACACCGCAGAGATTCTGAGATGTCTAGATTCGCTACAAGTTGTAGACAAGCTAGATAGAAAGATAATGACCCCAGTGAACTGGATTCCCGGCGACGACGTTGTTGTTTCACCGGAGCTGAACGAGCCGCGTGCAAAGGAGCTGTTCCCGAACCACCGAGTAATAAGGCCGTATCTGAGACTCACGCCGTTGGACCCGGACACGTGA